A region of Vigna radiata var. radiata cultivar VC1973A chromosome 6, Vradiata_ver6, whole genome shotgun sequence DNA encodes the following proteins:
- the LOC106764850 gene encoding uncharacterized protein LOC106764850 isoform X1: MTFRSKMTFRSKIEPGSLPRVIPPTNKKEYCQMSISELVSVLRIAFKIEDFDKIEEELVKREAQFRGEIERLQEKIELERLQAIEYEERLREEQCERGKRARENYEQLLKEVKTNSWIEKHTIEELRRKNVALEREVCELKEFKKIMLDDVNSVDELRDKIRVLKESTHCSVDTGNARSPKKGNNEDAVGALEQKKEQTEACKEGVKFKLEKGIVDLGDDDNDARHTSQGLHQIAENEHLQRVEMMKRQRASDIQASTSTFTSSADLFEKENLPVKKIVVGIGGVWCRSFVVRLPEMTRTRGASYSYCGESSRGESSAQGESRRQPTVSARRKRATPIQDDHIAEDRAFEEQAYEAYEGHVHEETFEASEDDEEEEEHADIQEDVGGFPGGPRDSALLTHYVQHVAYAISQGQDRGDMLKLISHGKKVNKLGPCAEGIQHIVLNSCLMPLTQICYDYVDKGLLLDFIERWHFETSSFHLPVGEMTITLDDVSTLLHLPVLGQLCDLEELEFEEARTALVDLLGVDGGTAGAEMEDARGTKVRLSWLRDIYVQRCQSQHWDYAARAYLLHLVGCTIFANKSASSIRVSYLLLFRDVHACGRYAWGVAALAHLYEQLGDASLASTKQMAGYLTLFQSWIYEHFPSMGRRRLVSSYDDTTPRATRWQSPRQSSTLAEIRSQLDCLTYSGVVWYPYEGRRGIHPSFGICMYSGWIRIGDTLFRYLPERVMRQFGFYQEIPRPPTVVAHTDVVAVDIAWLHFTDHVIRNVRRASYPSECVDGYIQWFRRVSHPYIIVAPADARPLLAPTQRPDVSQEGRPHRRSSPPSPPDTLVRFKRMAKKIQLLISCRHVVEGTVAHHVMMEMLQDANDCIDEYSPTRRGQRHVRGRRSTSN, translated from the exons ATGACATTTCGATCCAAAATGACATTTCGATCCAAAAtcgaacctgggtccttgcctagGGTCATTCCTCCCACCAATAAAAAAGAATACTGTCAAATGAGCATATCCGAGCTAGTTTCTGTACTGCGTATTGCGTTTAAAATTGAggattttgataaaattgaggAAGAGTTGGTAAAGAGGGAAGCACAATTTAGGGGGGAAATTGAGCGACTCCAGGAGAAGATTGAGTTGGAGAGGCTCCAAGCAATTGAATACGAAGAAAGACTTAGAGAGGAGCAATGTGAAAGGGGGAAGAGAGCCCGGGAGAATTATGAGCAGTTGTTGAAAGAAGTGAAAACAAATAGCTGGATTGAAAAACATACTATTGAGGAGTTAAGGAGAAAGAACGTTGCTTTAGAACGTGAAGTGTGTGAGTTGAAGGAGTTCAAGAAAATAATGCTAGATGATGTCAACTCTGTGGATGAACTAAGGGACAAGATCCGTGTGTTGAAAGAGAGTACTCATTGCTCTGTTGATACTGGCAATGCTCGGTCTCCCAAAAAAGGGAACAACGAGGACGCTGTAGGTGCATTAG aacaaaagaaagagcAGACAGAAGCATGCAAAGAAG GggtaaaatttaaattggaaAAGGGGATCGTGGACCTAggtgatgatgataatgatgctAGGCATACATCACAAGGATTGCATCAAATTGCAGAAAATGAACATTTACAAAGGGTTGAAATGATGAAAAGACAACGAGCTTCTGATATTCAGGCTTCTACTTCCACGTTTACATCCTCTGctgatttatttgaaaaagaaaatctcccTGTAAAGAAAA TAGTGGTTGGCATTGGTGGTGTGTGGTGCAGATCGTTTGTCGTTCGTCTACCAG AAATGACAAGAACACGTGGAGCATCTTATAGTTATTGTGGAGAGAGTTCTCGAGGAGAGAGTTCTGCGCAAGGCGAAAGTAGGAGACAACCTACAGTATCGGCTCGGAGGAAGCGTGCAACTCCTATTCAAGATGACCATATAGCCGAGGATCGAGCGTTTGAGGAGCAAGCATATGAGGCCTATGAGGGTCATGTTCACGAGGAGACATTTGAGGCCTCTGAGGAcgatgaggaggaggaggagcatGCAGACATACAGGAGGATGTCGGTGGATTTCCTGGAGGTCCACGTGATTCTGCATTGTTGACACACTATGTTCAGCATGTTGCTTATGCTATTTCGCAGGGCCAG GATCGAGGGGATATGCTCAAGTTGATCTCGCAtggtaaaaaagttaataaattaggACCATGCGCCGAGGGAATTCAACACATTGTGTTGAATTCCTGTTTGATGCCTCTCACACAGATCTGTTACGATTACGTTGATAAGGGCTTGTTGCTCGATTTCATAGAGAGATGGCACTTTGAGACGAGTAGTTTCCATCTCCCTGTAGGGGAGATGACGATCACTCTTGACGATGTCTCCACTTTACTTCACCTCCCGGTGCTGGGACAGTTATGTGATTTAGAGGAGTTGGAGTTTGAGGAGGCTCGTACAGCCCTCGTAGACCTGCTCGGCGTTGATGGTGGCACAGCTGGTGCTGAGATGGAGGATGCACGTGGTACGAAAGTCAGACTCAGCTGGCTTAGAGACATATATGTTCAGAGGTGTCAGTCGCAGCATTGGGACTATGCTGCCAGAGCATATCTGTTGCATCTAGTAGGATGCACAATTTTTGCAAATAAAAGTGCCAGTTCTATACGCGTGTCTTACCTACTATTATTTAGAGACGTACACGCGTGTGGCAGATATGCCTGGGGGGTTGCTGCACTCGCCCATTTGTACGAGCAGCTTGGGGATGCGAGTCTGGCTTCCACGAAGCAAATGGCTGGATATTTGACTCTTTTTCAG AGTTGGATATACGAGCACTTCCCTAGCATGGGAAGGAGGCGGTTGGTGTCTTCTTATGATGACACCACACCACGTGCGACTAGGTGGCAGAGTCCTCGGCAGAGTTCGACTCTTGCAGAGATTCGGTCGCAGTTGGATTGCCTGACATATAGTGGAGTTGTATGGTATCCATATGAGGGACGTCGGGGCATTCATCCATCATTCGGAATCTGTATGTATTCTGGATGGATTCGAATTGGTGACACTCTTTTCCGTTATTTGCCTGAGCGTGTGATGAGGCAGTTTGGGTTTTACCAGGAGATTCCACGACCACCCACTGTCGTTGCACATACAGATGTAGTCGCTGTTGATATTGCGTGGTTGCACTTCACTGATCACGTTATTAGGAATGTGAGACGGGCATCATACCCTTCTGAATGTGTCGATGGATACATACAGTGGTTTAGGAGGGTTTCACATCCCTATATTATTGTTGCTCCAGCTGACGCAAGACCGCTTCTTGCACCTACACAGCGCCCCGATGTTTCACAGGAGGGACGACCTCATCGTAGATCCTCTCCACCTTCACCACCTGACACCTtg GTTAGATTTAAGCGAATGGCGAAAAAGATACAGTTGTTGATATCTTGTCGTCATGTGGTCGAGGGTACTGTTGCACATCATGTGATGATGGAAATGCTTCAGGATGCTAATGATTGCATTGACGAATATTCTCCGACTAGGAGAGGACAAAGACATGTGCGCGGTAGACGCTCGACATCTAATTGA